A stretch of the Streptosporangium sp. NBC_01755 genome encodes the following:
- a CDS encoding DUF3099 domain-containing protein: protein MRGWHKRPVVHQVTDAQPSLSADIGKREKSYFIKMGIRLICLILAFTVPAPLPVRLLLFAGAIFLPYIAVIGANAPPRGATAAPDVEDSRQSEIPRHRREIGS from the coding sequence GTGAGGGGATGGCACAAGCGCCCGGTAGTTCATCAGGTGACGGATGCCCAGCCCTCCCTGAGTGCCGACATCGGCAAGCGGGAGAAGAGCTACTTCATCAAGATGGGGATCCGGCTGATCTGCCTGATCCTCGCCTTCACCGTGCCCGCTCCGCTGCCCGTCCGACTACTGCTCTTCGCCGGTGCGATCTTTTTACCGTACATTGCCGTGATCGGGGCCAACGCGCCACCACGTGGGGCGACAGCAGCCCCTGACGTGGAAGATTCCAGACAGAGCGAGATTCCACGCCACCGACGCGAGATCGGGTCGTGA
- the moaA gene encoding GTP 3',8-cyclase MoaA: MLQDSFGRVATDLRVSLTDRCNLRCSYCMPAEGLEWLPKPELLTADEIVRLVAIGVERLGITEVRYTGGEPLLRRELVDIVARTTALSPTPQVSLTTNGIGLSRTAAALADAGLHRVNVSLDTLDRETFKKLAHRDRLADVLEGLEAAHTAGLRPLKVNTVLMRGVNDHEAVPLLRYCLERGYELRFIEQMPLDAQHGWRRENMITADEILARLKAAFDLTDDDPVERGSAPAELFLVEGGPARVGVIGSVTRPFCGACDRVRLTADGQIRNCLFATDESDLRIAMRSGASDDEIVERWRSAVRIKKAGHGIDDPAFLQPSRPMSAIGG, from the coding sequence GTGTTGCAGGATTCGTTCGGTCGTGTGGCGACCGATCTGCGGGTGTCCCTCACGGACCGTTGCAACCTGCGCTGTTCCTACTGCATGCCGGCCGAGGGCCTGGAATGGTTGCCCAAGCCCGAACTGCTGACCGCTGACGAGATCGTCCGGCTGGTCGCCATCGGGGTGGAGCGGCTGGGCATCACCGAGGTCCGCTACACCGGCGGCGAGCCACTGCTCCGCCGAGAGCTGGTCGACATCGTGGCCCGCACCACCGCGCTCAGCCCCACCCCGCAGGTCTCGCTGACCACCAACGGGATCGGGCTGAGCCGGACGGCCGCCGCGTTGGCCGACGCGGGCCTGCACCGGGTCAACGTCTCCCTTGACACCCTCGACCGCGAGACCTTCAAGAAGCTCGCGCACCGCGACCGGCTGGCCGACGTCCTTGAGGGCCTGGAGGCGGCTCACACCGCCGGACTGCGCCCCCTCAAGGTCAACACCGTGCTGATGCGCGGGGTCAACGACCACGAAGCCGTGCCGCTGCTGCGCTACTGCCTGGAGCGAGGTTACGAGCTCCGGTTCATCGAGCAGATGCCGCTGGACGCCCAGCACGGCTGGCGCCGGGAGAACATGATCACGGCTGACGAGATCCTCGCCCGGCTCAAGGCCGCCTTCGACCTGACCGACGACGACCCGGTGGAACGTGGCAGCGCCCCGGCGGAGCTGTTCCTCGTCGAGGGCGGCCCGGCCAGGGTCGGCGTCATCGGCTCGGTCACCCGCCCGTTCTGCGGTGCGTGCGACCGGGTGCGGCTCACCGCCGACGGCCAGATCCGCAACTGCCTGTTCGCCACGGACGAGTCCGACCTGAGGATCGCGATGCGCTCGGGGGCGAGCGACGACGAGATCGTCGAGCGCTGGCGGTCCGCGGTCCGGATCAAGAAGGCCGGTCACGGCATCGACGATCCCGCCTTCCTACAGCCCTCCCGCCCTATGTCCGCCATCGGCGGATGA
- a CDS encoding RtcB family protein: MMPNQPAPNLVSWASEIDEGTIMQAARAARLPIVSGHVALMPDAHIGIGATVGSVIPTEGAIIPAAVGVDIGCGMVATETTLTAADLPDTLDALMPLVEKRIPAGVGKGHDDPSMDRALSDLGRPHTDLTPHQEKKVSLQFGTLGSGNHFVEVCLDERDRVWTVLHSGSRGIGNLLATKHIVDAKKMMKKQAIGLEDPDLAYLVQDTPEFTAYIEDMLWSQHYAMASRAQMDKVLSNALFQVVGKGQRLRTINCHHNFTQQETYDGKDLWITRKGAIKADTGDEGVIPGSMGTRSYIVRGLGNPMSYNSCSHGAGRRMSRTRAKRELTAASLTEAMRGRTWNANRAAALVDEHPQAYKPIDQVMADQKDLVAIQHTLRQVFNYKG; the protein is encoded by the coding sequence ATGATGCCGAACCAGCCCGCACCAAACCTGGTGTCGTGGGCCAGCGAGATCGACGAGGGTACGATCATGCAGGCCGCGCGAGCCGCCCGCCTGCCCATCGTCTCCGGACACGTCGCTCTCATGCCCGACGCGCACATCGGCATCGGCGCGACGGTCGGATCGGTGATCCCCACCGAAGGAGCGATCATCCCGGCCGCCGTCGGCGTCGACATCGGCTGCGGCATGGTCGCCACCGAGACAACCCTCACCGCCGCCGACCTCCCCGACACCCTCGACGCCCTGATGCCCCTGGTGGAGAAGCGAATTCCCGCCGGCGTCGGCAAGGGCCACGACGACCCGTCCATGGACCGCGCGCTGAGCGACCTCGGCCGCCCGCACACCGACCTGACCCCTCATCAGGAGAAGAAGGTGTCCCTGCAGTTTGGCACCCTCGGGTCCGGCAACCACTTCGTCGAGGTCTGCCTCGACGAGCGTGACCGGGTCTGGACGGTGTTGCACTCAGGCTCGCGCGGCATCGGCAACCTGCTCGCCACCAAGCACATCGTCGATGCCAAGAAGATGATGAAGAAGCAGGCCATCGGCCTGGAGGACCCGGACCTGGCCTACCTGGTGCAGGACACCCCGGAGTTCACCGCCTACATCGAGGACATGTTGTGGTCGCAGCACTACGCCATGGCCTCGCGCGCCCAGATGGACAAGGTGCTGAGCAACGCCCTGTTCCAGGTCGTCGGCAAGGGTCAGCGGCTCCGGACGATCAACTGCCATCACAACTTCACGCAGCAGGAGACGTACGACGGCAAGGACCTGTGGATCACCCGTAAGGGAGCCATCAAGGCCGACACCGGCGACGAGGGCGTGATCCCCGGCTCGATGGGGACGCGCTCATACATCGTGCGCGGGCTCGGCAACCCGATGTCGTACAACTCCTGCTCCCACGGAGCGGGCCGCAGGATGTCGCGCACCCGGGCGAAGCGGGAGCTGACGGCCGCGTCCCTGACCGAGGCGATGCGCGGCCGCACCTGGAACGCCAACCGCGCCGCCGCCCTGGTGGACGAGCACCCGCAGGCGTACAAGCCGATCGACCAGGTGATGGCGGACCAGAAGGACCTGGTCGCGATCCAGCACACTCTGCGCCAGGTGTTCAACTACAAGGGCTAA
- a CDS encoding NAD(P)/FAD-dependent oxidoreductase — MPTMPSPNPAPLRYDPDVLVIGGGVVGLFCAYYLRRAGNSVTVVERGPVGGLQSCSYGNTGFVGTQGALPLAEPGVMAQGLRWLLNPESPFYIRPRPDPELLSWLWHFRRACNERDAKAGFQVLVDMKKRSLEILRELCTSDGLASTFTAQGMLLVYRTRQGFEKACRTVPGTVASGVPLRVLGPGELRALEPDAEFDIHGALYNEEGAYLRVPDFVSELARTLGDMGVEIHEHAEVVGFEVAGAEVKRVRTVHGDFSPRETVIAAGTWSAECARELDIGLKLQPAKGYSVTVKAPGNAPRLPVLLGEGKVALVPLGDRLRFGGTLELSGMDTAISRRRVDGILRTVQVYLPKMESTETLETWSGFRPCSPDGLPFLGRAAPYRNLSVACGHGHIGMGLAPVSGRLIAQLVAGERPEMDLTPLRPGRYGGGPPRRLRPRPGR, encoded by the coding sequence ATGCCGACGATGCCCTCCCCGAACCCGGCCCCCCTCCGGTACGACCCTGACGTCCTCGTCATCGGCGGCGGCGTCGTCGGCCTGTTCTGCGCCTACTACCTGCGCCGCGCTGGCAACAGCGTGACCGTCGTGGAACGCGGGCCGGTCGGCGGCCTCCAGTCCTGTTCGTATGGGAACACCGGCTTCGTCGGCACGCAGGGCGCGCTTCCCCTCGCCGAGCCCGGCGTGATGGCCCAGGGACTGCGCTGGCTGCTGAACCCGGAAAGTCCCTTCTACATCAGACCGCGCCCGGACCCCGAGCTGTTGTCGTGGCTCTGGCACTTTCGCCGTGCCTGTAACGAGCGCGACGCGAAGGCCGGTTTCCAGGTACTGGTCGACATGAAGAAGCGGAGCCTCGAGATCCTCCGCGAGCTCTGCACCTCGGACGGCCTCGCCTCCACCTTCACAGCCCAGGGCATGCTGCTCGTGTACCGGACACGGCAGGGATTCGAGAAGGCCTGCCGGACGGTGCCGGGAACGGTCGCGAGCGGCGTGCCGCTGCGCGTCCTCGGCCCGGGGGAACTGCGCGCGCTCGAACCGGACGCCGAGTTCGACATCCACGGTGCCCTGTACAACGAGGAGGGCGCCTACCTGCGTGTCCCCGACTTCGTCAGCGAACTCGCCCGGACGCTCGGCGACATGGGCGTGGAGATCCACGAGCACGCCGAGGTCGTCGGTTTCGAGGTCGCGGGAGCCGAGGTCAAGCGGGTCAGGACGGTCCACGGGGACTTCAGCCCTCGCGAGACGGTCATCGCCGCCGGGACCTGGTCGGCGGAATGCGCCCGCGAGCTGGACATCGGGCTCAAGCTCCAGCCCGCCAAGGGCTACTCCGTCACGGTCAAGGCACCGGGCAACGCGCCCCGGCTGCCGGTGCTGCTGGGCGAGGGGAAGGTCGCGCTCGTACCGCTCGGCGACCGTCTCCGCTTCGGCGGAACCCTGGAGCTGTCAGGCATGGACACCGCGATCTCCCGCCGCCGGGTGGACGGCATCCTGCGAACCGTCCAGGTGTACCTCCCGAAGATGGAGAGCACCGAGACCCTCGAAACCTGGAGCGGGTTTCGTCCCTGCAGCCCGGACGGCCTCCCCTTCCTGGGGCGTGCCGCCCCCTACCGCAACCTCTCCGTCGCGTGCGGTCACGGCCACATCGGCATGGGCCTCGCACCGGTCAGCGGCAGGCTGATCGCCCAGCTCGTCGCCGGAGAACGACCCGAGATGGACCTCACCCCGCTGCGCCCCGGCCGCTACGGTGGCGGGCCCCCTCGCCGCCTCCGCCCGCGTCCCGGGCGATGA
- a CDS encoding DUF5919 domain-containing protein, with translation MKTGPDREVLTVYPYRSACPKSIWRNLITSARNEIVFAGYTNYFLWLEHPNLAKVLKRKAEQGCKIRFLIGDPDSEVTRRREEVENVPLTVSTRIRITLSEIEQVRDVPGIEARFGDEHIAMSVFRFDSEMLVTPHLAKLVGHDSPMMHLRRYQDDGLFDRFGYHASELWSNGRDVWAGEPRKPAENASSG, from the coding sequence GTGAAGACCGGCCCGGATCGAGAGGTTCTGACCGTCTATCCGTACCGGTCGGCGTGTCCCAAGTCGATCTGGCGCAACCTGATCACCTCGGCTCGCAACGAGATCGTCTTCGCCGGGTACACCAACTACTTCCTGTGGCTGGAGCACCCCAACCTCGCCAAGGTCCTCAAGCGCAAGGCCGAGCAGGGGTGCAAGATCCGGTTCCTGATCGGCGACCCGGACAGCGAGGTCACCCGCCGCCGCGAAGAGGTGGAGAACGTTCCGCTGACCGTCTCCACCCGCATCCGGATCACCCTTTCGGAGATCGAGCAGGTTCGGGACGTGCCCGGCATCGAGGCACGCTTCGGAGACGAGCACATCGCGATGAGCGTCTTCCGCTTCGACTCGGAGATGCTCGTGACCCCGCACCTGGCCAAGCTCGTCGGCCACGACTCGCCCATGATGCACCTGCGCCGCTACCAGGACGACGGGCTGTTCGACCGGTTCGGCTACCACGCCTCCGAGCTATGGAGCAACGGGCGGGACGTCTGGGCGGGAGAGCCGCGGAAGCCTGCGGAGAACGCGAGTTCTGGGTGA
- the mobA gene encoding molybdenum cofactor guanylyltransferase, which translates to MTARHDACVLAGGLARRLGGRDKPALHVSGRPLVESVAAAVPGAGRLVVVGPPRPGLPRAIFRREDPPGGGPVPALRAGLAEVTAPWVVLLAADLPFLTAEHVSALLDAAGAGPGTAPYAEGTRVGAVLVDDAGREQWLAGAWHTASLVRALARYEGRSLHGLLAPLAPVTLRLAGQPWFDCDTMDDLQRARARAEEARDGRYRGEGARVERADGVDRAGLPGTGHRSRDGRP; encoded by the coding sequence ATGACCGCCCGCCACGACGCCTGCGTCCTGGCGGGCGGTCTCGCGAGACGGCTCGGCGGGCGGGACAAGCCCGCCCTGCACGTTTCCGGCCGCCCGCTGGTCGAGTCGGTGGCCGCCGCCGTGCCCGGCGCGGGAAGGCTGGTCGTCGTCGGGCCGCCCCGCCCCGGGCTGCCGCGCGCGATCTTCCGCCGTGAGGATCCACCCGGAGGCGGCCCCGTTCCGGCGTTGCGGGCGGGGCTGGCCGAGGTGACCGCGCCGTGGGTGGTGCTGCTCGCCGCCGACCTCCCGTTCCTGACCGCCGAGCACGTGTCCGCGCTGCTGGACGCGGCCGGTGCGGGACCGGGGACGGCGCCCTACGCCGAGGGGACACGGGTGGGAGCGGTGCTCGTCGACGACGCCGGTCGCGAGCAGTGGCTCGCCGGAGCCTGGCATACGGCGAGTCTGGTGCGGGCGCTCGCCCGCTACGAGGGGCGGTCGCTGCACGGGTTGCTGGCCCCGCTCGCCCCGGTCACGCTTCGTCTCGCCGGGCAGCCGTGGTTCGATTGCGACACCATGGATGATCTGCAGCGGGCCAGGGCGCGGGCTGAGGAGGCCCGGGACGGGCGCTACCGCGGAGAAGGAGCGAGAGTTGAACGTGCTGACGGAGTGGACCGCGCTGGTCTGCCGGGAACTGGGCATCGATCCCGCGACGGTCGACCGTGA
- a CDS encoding DUF6457 domain-containing protein, with product MLTEWTALVCRELGIDPATVDRDEVLDLTKEVAHGVARPAAPLTAYLLGIALGAGTAPPDIVERLTAMARNWEQTTDTQGEK from the coding sequence GTGCTGACGGAGTGGACCGCGCTGGTCTGCCGGGAACTGGGCATCGATCCCGCGACGGTCGACCGTGACGAGGTGCTCGACCTGACAAAGGAGGTCGCGCACGGGGTGGCCCGGCCGGCCGCGCCGCTGACGGCCTATCTGCTCGGCATAGCCCTGGGGGCGGGCACGGCGCCGCCGGACATCGTGGAAAGGCTGACCGCGATGGCGCGTAACTGGGAGCAGACAACCGATACACAGGGCGAGAAATAA
- a CDS encoding family 3 encapsulin nanocompartment shell protein produces the protein MQRTEGMKSTMAEVVAERKRQMSPGRLFVEACAAKGLEASVEYDVTITDSLTSSRRKPRYPARNMLKVVDLSRDPRRFYWHESPPLPGDPQVTEADLRREAANRFHRSPIPELYPTTAWVQVPPDLWEDPETFESFVNYRLIVRLGTAENHTIIRGRGGLLNIPGVIRMTSKGPFGSTILAACNEAEQMGGTADGLIINPADYYRFMGQGRLMDDLEQNGVFIVRTRLVDPGTAIVGDFGHGAQLFDAGRSVIRFAEPPPGTFAEPGIALMAEIYERVVINLLTNFFIVTL, from the coding sequence ATGCAGCGCACAGAAGGCATGAAGTCGACGATGGCGGAAGTCGTCGCCGAGCGGAAGAGGCAGATGTCGCCGGGCCGGCTGTTCGTCGAGGCCTGTGCCGCCAAGGGACTCGAAGCCTCCGTCGAGTACGACGTGACGATCACCGACTCGCTGACGAGTTCGCGGCGCAAGCCGCGCTACCCGGCGCGCAACATGCTCAAGGTCGTCGACCTCTCCAGGGACCCCCGGCGGTTCTACTGGCACGAGAGCCCGCCCCTTCCCGGCGACCCCCAGGTCACCGAGGCCGACCTGAGGCGCGAGGCGGCCAACCGCTTCCACCGGTCGCCGATCCCCGAGCTCTACCCCACCACCGCGTGGGTGCAGGTCCCGCCGGACCTGTGGGAGGACCCCGAGACCTTCGAGTCGTTCGTCAACTACCGGCTGATCGTCCGTCTCGGCACGGCCGAGAACCACACGATCATCCGAGGCAGGGGCGGGCTGCTGAACATCCCGGGGGTCATCCGGATGACCTCGAAGGGGCCGTTCGGCTCGACGATCCTCGCGGCGTGCAACGAGGCGGAGCAGATGGGAGGCACCGCCGACGGCCTCATCATCAATCCCGCCGACTACTACAGGTTCATGGGGCAGGGCCGCCTGATGGACGACCTGGAGCAGAACGGCGTCTTCATCGTGCGGACGCGCCTGGTCGATCCGGGAACCGCCATCGTCGGCGACTTCGGGCACGGCGCCCAGCTGTTCGACGCGGGACGCTCGGTGATCCGCTTCGCCGAGCCGCCGCCGGGGACCTTCGCCGAGCCCGGCATCGCGCTCATGGCCGAGATCTACGAGCGGGTCGTGATCAACCTGCTGACCAACTTCTTCATCGTGACCCTGTAG
- a CDS encoding dodecin — translation MTDRTYRVTEIVGTSGESIEAAVRNGVRRASRTLRHLDWFEVTEIRGHIEEGEIGHFQIGMKVGFRLEGD, via the coding sequence ATGACAGATCGAACGTATCGGGTGACCGAGATAGTCGGCACTTCGGGTGAGAGCATCGAGGCCGCCGTGCGTAACGGGGTCCGCCGCGCCTCCCGGACCCTGCGTCACCTCGACTGGTTCGAGGTGACCGAGATCAGAGGGCACATCGAGGAGGGGGAGATCGGTCACTTCCAGATCGGGATGAAGGTCGGATTCCGTCTGGAGGGCGACTGA
- a CDS encoding metallopeptidase TldD-related protein, translating to MSPQEMIEKALELSTADEVVVIVDEGTSANLRFAGNTLTTNGVSRSSQLTVISIVGRGVGVVSRAAVHPDQLDDVVAAADHAAEDAQPSEDARPLLEGARSSDWDDLAEPTSIGVFGAFAPALGEAFTAAEASGRRLYGFAEHTVTTTFVGTSTGTRLRHAQPTGRLELNAKSLDMKRSAWIGVSTRDFSDIDVAALDATLARRLEWAKNRVDLPAGRYETLLPPTAVSDLMIYLYWTAGARDALEGRTVFSRPGGGTRVGETLSESPIRLYGDPAAPGVECPPFVVAHASSRENSVFDNGLPLAATDWISDGKLANLLQTRYSAELTGLPVTPAIDNLIMRGPEGGRSLEEMIASTERGLLLTCLWYIREVDPQTLLLTGLTRDGVYLVENGEVVGEVNNFRFNESPVDLLRRLTEVGASEQTLPREWGDYFNRAIMPAIRVPDFNMSTVSQAN from the coding sequence ATGAGCCCCCAGGAGATGATCGAGAAGGCTCTTGAGCTCTCCACGGCCGACGAGGTCGTTGTGATCGTGGACGAGGGGACGAGCGCCAACCTGCGCTTCGCGGGCAACACCCTCACCACCAACGGCGTGTCCCGCTCCTCGCAGCTCACCGTGATCTCGATCGTGGGCCGGGGTGTGGGCGTGGTGTCGCGGGCGGCGGTCCACCCCGACCAGCTCGACGACGTCGTGGCGGCCGCCGACCACGCCGCGGAGGACGCCCAGCCGTCCGAGGACGCCCGGCCGCTGCTGGAGGGCGCCCGCTCCAGCGACTGGGACGACCTCGCCGAGCCGACCTCGATAGGGGTGTTCGGCGCCTTCGCCCCCGCCCTGGGCGAGGCCTTCACCGCGGCCGAGGCGAGCGGGCGCAGGCTGTACGGGTTCGCCGAGCACACGGTCACGACGACCTTCGTGGGCACCTCCACGGGCACCAGGCTGCGGCACGCCCAGCCCACCGGCCGTCTGGAGCTCAACGCCAAGTCCTTGGACATGAAGCGCTCGGCGTGGATCGGCGTGTCCACCCGCGACTTCTCCGACATCGACGTGGCGGCTCTGGACGCCACGCTGGCCCGGCGACTCGAGTGGGCGAAGAACCGTGTCGACCTGCCCGCGGGCCGGTACGAGACGCTGCTGCCACCGACGGCCGTGTCCGACCTGATGATCTATCTGTACTGGACGGCCGGAGCCCGCGACGCCCTGGAGGGACGCACCGTCTTCTCCCGGCCCGGCGGCGGCACCCGCGTCGGCGAGACCCTCTCGGAGTCGCCGATCCGCCTGTACGGTGACCCCGCCGCGCCGGGCGTCGAGTGCCCGCCGTTCGTGGTGGCGCACGCCTCCAGCCGGGAGAACTCGGTGTTCGACAACGGGTTACCGCTGGCGGCCACCGACTGGATCTCCGACGGAAAGCTGGCCAACCTGCTGCAGACCCGGTACTCGGCCGAGCTGACCGGCCTGCCGGTGACCCCGGCCATCGACAACCTGATCATGCGGGGACCCGAGGGCGGCCGGTCACTGGAGGAGATGATCGCCTCCACCGAGCGTGGCCTGCTGCTCACCTGCCTGTGGTACATCCGCGAGGTCGACCCGCAGACGCTGCTGCTGACCGGCCTGACCCGCGACGGCGTCTACCTGGTGGAGAACGGCGAGGTCGTGGGCGAGGTGAACAACTTCCGCTTCAACGAGAGCCCGGTGGACCTGCTCCGCCGCCTCACCGAGGTCGGCGCCTCCGAGCAGACCCTGCCGCGCGAGTGGGGCGACTACTTCAACCGCGCGATCATGCCGGCGATCCGGGTGCCCGATTTCAACATGTCGACGGTCAGCCAGGCCAACTAG
- a CDS encoding class I SAM-dependent methyltransferase, with protein sequence MSTTGHTYTERDVGDFFDQTLQTYLSFWDGDGVLHTGYFADAADDDYRAAAERTSDILAADAGIDGSSFVLDVGCGCGNFPIHLARRFGCRCGGLDLSAERVRFAREALTAENGLDIEFRQGSVTRMPYETGTFSHVVSQDALCLVPDKPRSHLEIHRVLRPGGIFAFSDFLQPKKEIGERARKHVYDRVRWNGGYSFVGYQAALEEAGFEILLARNLESHIRQTYRVLGRTARERAEATPDASARDWMLAFSESCAEIQIAIDDGEFGWGMFVTRKPGNATP encoded by the coding sequence ATGTCAACGACCGGCCACACCTACACCGAGAGGGACGTCGGCGACTTCTTCGACCAGACCCTCCAGACCTACCTGAGCTTCTGGGACGGTGACGGAGTCCTGCACACCGGCTACTTCGCGGACGCCGCCGACGACGACTACCGGGCCGCCGCCGAGCGGACGTCCGACATCCTGGCGGCGGACGCCGGAATCGACGGTTCGTCGTTCGTGCTCGACGTCGGCTGCGGCTGCGGCAACTTCCCGATCCACCTCGCCAGGCGGTTCGGCTGCCGCTGCGGGGGACTCGACCTGAGCGCCGAGCGCGTCAGGTTCGCACGGGAGGCCCTGACCGCCGAGAACGGGCTCGACATCGAGTTCCGCCAGGGCTCGGTCACCCGGATGCCGTACGAGACCGGCACCTTCAGCCATGTCGTCAGCCAGGACGCGCTCTGCCTCGTGCCGGACAAGCCGCGCAGTCACCTCGAAATCCATCGCGTCCTGCGGCCCGGGGGCATCTTCGCCTTCTCCGACTTCCTCCAGCCCAAGAAGGAGATCGGCGAGCGCGCCCGCAAGCACGTCTACGACCGGGTGAGGTGGAACGGCGGCTACTCCTTCGTCGGCTACCAGGCCGCCCTGGAAGAGGCCGGGTTCGAGATCCTCCTCGCCCGCAACCTGGAGAGCCACATCCGGCAGACCTACCGCGTGCTGGGCAGGACCGCCCGCGAGCGGGCCGAGGCGACGCCGGACGCCTCGGCCCGCGACTGGATGCTGGCCTTCTCCGAGTCCTGCGCGGAGATCCAGATCGCCATCGACGACGGCGAGTTCGGCTGGGGGATGTTCGTCACCCGCAAGCCCGGCAACGCCACGCCCTAG
- a CDS encoding aspartate/glutamate racemase family protein: MVTGAETERDVAIGVLCCDTNFTKVPGHIRNRATFDFPVIYRVVDGATAERVVTQADPRLLDPFIQAARELEARGAAAITGACGFLVIFQRQLADAVNVPLHASSLIQLPMVHRMIRSDQKVGLLVARKPSLTRRHLAAVGAEQVPVCVAGLEDQPEFREVMLEARRPDLDADRLGREVLGRVEQLAKENPDMGALVIECTDVVPYAHQIQAHLGIPVFDIVTLTEMVHRSLTRRPFGTSGAV, encoded by the coding sequence ATGGTCACCGGAGCGGAAACGGAGCGCGACGTCGCGATCGGCGTCCTGTGCTGCGACACCAACTTCACCAAGGTCCCGGGGCACATCCGCAACCGGGCCACCTTCGACTTCCCCGTCATCTACCGGGTCGTGGACGGTGCGACCGCCGAACGCGTGGTGACCCAGGCCGACCCGCGCCTGCTCGACCCGTTCATCCAGGCCGCGCGGGAGCTCGAAGCGCGAGGCGCGGCCGCCATCACCGGCGCCTGCGGCTTTCTCGTCATCTTCCAAAGGCAGCTGGCCGACGCGGTCAACGTCCCGCTGCACGCCTCAAGCCTGATCCAGCTGCCCATGGTGCACCGCATGATCCGCTCGGACCAGAAGGTCGGGCTGCTGGTCGCCAGGAAGCCCTCCCTCACCCGGCGCCACCTGGCGGCCGTCGGCGCCGAGCAGGTCCCGGTCTGCGTCGCCGGCTTGGAGGACCAGCCGGAGTTCCGTGAGGTCATGCTCGAAGCCCGGCGCCCAGACCTCGACGCCGATCGCCTGGGCCGCGAGGTGCTGGGCCGGGTCGAACAGCTGGCGAAGGAGAACCCCGACATGGGGGCGCTCGTCATCGAATGCACCGACGTGGTGCCCTACGCCCACCAGATCCAGGCACATCTTGGCATACCGGTCTTCGACATCGTGACCCTCACCGAAATGGTCCACCGGAGCCTGACCCGCCGCCCCTTCGGCACCTCCGGGGCGGTCTAG